Proteins encoded together in one Bombus affinis isolate iyBomAffi1 chromosome 2, iyBomAffi1.2, whole genome shotgun sequence window:
- the LOC126928033 gene encoding PR domain zinc finger protein 13 — translation MDTEAYKKIALSQRYLNRPIVRAGGPIGKDSSTEIIDVKKLSENTTSGIQYVEVINVEGRLISANGLVSTSCWLKIVEFANDCQSCNVLLMSTAEGVILKTIRDIIPGEPLLMWFTEAILAMLNIPFLIPSNIQDQNRYICHICNNLFEFPNPLKIHLALKCNRLDSDHLWSVLAKELSLSPRPNLSLNLFPNPTFKFELTKLPPTPPIRIPSTSIRTLDNTAPLAIEFSNSSELSDHPSPSSSNPLSFDSSSMQISPNMLTRASSITKDVLHRQSAFQPYQNQNNVFKVYPARNETVLTPYNVQPTAAPISTDDHAAQVETIVSNLGKSKQGHLCIYCGKVYSRKYGLKIHIRTHTGYKPLKCKYCLRPFGDPSNLNKHVRLHADGETPYRCELCGKVLVRRRDLDRHLKSRHQENLNDSTDTSSDDTEV, via the exons ATGGACACTGAAGCGTACAAGAAAATTGCTTTATCTCAAAGATATTTAAACAGACCTATCGTCAGAGCTGGGGGGCCCATTGGAAAGGATTCTTCGACGGAAATCATTGATGTGAAAAAACTGTCTGAGAATACTACATCGGGGATTCAATAT GTTGAAGTTATCAATGTGGAAGGTCGTCTGATTTCCGCGAATGGACTCGTGAGCACTTCTTGCTGGTTAAAAATCGTCGAATTTGCAAACGACTGTCAATCCTGTAACGTGCTCTTAATGAGTACCGCCGAGGGTGTAATACTGAAAACGATAAGGGACATAATTCCCGGTGAACCATTGCTGATGTGGTTTACCGAAGCTATTCTCGCTATGTTGAATATACCATTCTTGATACCATCTAACATACAAG ATCAGAATCGCTACATTTGTCACATATGCAACAACTTGTTTGAGTTCCCAAATCCTTTGAAGATACATTTAGCCCTAAAGTGCAATCGACTGGACAGTGATCATCTTTGGTCCGTGCTAGCCAAAGAGCTCAGCTTGTCGCCGAGACCAAACTTGTCTCTCAACCTGTTCCCCAATCCGACTTTCAAATTCGAACTGACCAAATTGCCGCCAACTCCGCCTATCAGGATACCATCGACTTCGATAAGAACCTTGGATAATACCGCTCCCCTTGCAATTGAATTTAGCAATTCATCGGAGTTATCCGATCATCCCTCTCCATCCTCTTCAAATCCGCTATCTTTTGATTCTTCATCCATGCAAATTTCACCAAACATGTTGACAAGAGCATCTTCTATAACGAAAGATGTGCTTCATCGGCAGTCTGCTTTCCAACCATACCAAAATCAAAACAACGTCTTTAAGGTCTATCCAGCAAGGAACGAGACTGTTTTAACGCCCTACAATGTTCAACCGACCGCCGCACCGATCAGTACTGACGACCATGCAGCGCAAGTGGAAACGATAGTCAGCAATCTCGGTAAATCGAAGCAAGGACACCTCTGCATTTATTGTGGGAAAGTTTACTCGAGAAAATATGGTTTAAAAATCCACATCAG AACCCATACCGGTTACAAACCCTTAAAATGCAAATACTGCCTGCGACCATTCGGAGATCCTAGCAATTTGAATAAACACGTACGGCTACACGCGGATGGCGAAACACCATACAGGTGTGAATTATGTGGAAAAGTTTTGGTCAGAAGAAGAGATCTCGACAGGCATTTAAAATCGAGACATCAAGAAAACCTGAACGATAGTACGGATACTTCGTCTGATGACACTGAGGTTTGA